In a single window of the Portunus trituberculatus isolate SZX2019 chromosome 1, ASM1759143v1, whole genome shotgun sequence genome:
- the LOC123500603 gene encoding cytochrome c oxidase assembly protein COX11, mitochondrial-like has product MYLLTRTTSILCHNTKTRPLWRLLQHHNTTNTPKHTNILTRQTDLRYGVVWSRDLTCGVVVLGRTGAGAGAGAGQGSGHGTRSTLYYIAALGVLTLGLSYAAVPLYRIFCQAYSYGGTTQQGHDVEKVGTMEAVRDRMLRVKFNADTAASMTWNFRPEQREVQIHPGETALAFYTARNPTDRPVIGVSTYNVVPFDAGQYFNKIQCFCFEEQLLNPHEEVHMPVFFYIDPEFADDPKMENVDIITLSYTFFEAREGLQLPVPQFAR; this is encoded by the exons ATGTACCTCTTAACCAGAACTACCTCCATTTTATGCCACAACACCAAGACACGACCACTGTGGCGCCTcctgcaacaccacaacaccacaaacacaccaaaacacaccaatatCCTGACCCGCCAAACTGACCTAAGATACGGAGTGGTGTGGAGTCGTGACTTGACCTgcggggtggtggtgctggggcgGACGGGGGCAGGGGCGGGGGCAGGGGCGGGTCAGGGGTCAGGTCACGGTACGAGGTCAACACTGTATTACATAGCAGCCCTGGGTGTGTTGACCTTAGGGTTGAGTTATGCAGCGGTGCCACTCTACAGGATATTTTGTCAG gCGTACAGCTATGGTGGCACCACACAGCAGGGCCATGACGTGGAGAAGGTTGGCACAATGGAGGCGGTGAGGGACAGAATGCTGAGAGTGAAGTTCAATGCTGACACTGCTGCCTCGATGACTTGGAATTTTAGACCAGAGCAGAGAGAGGTCCAG ATTCACCCAGGAGAGACAGCTCTAGCCTTCTACACCGCACGAAACCCCACAGACCGTCCAGTCATCGGTGTGTCGACTTACAATGTGGTTCCCTTCGACGCTGGGCAGTACTTCAATAAGATTCAGTGCTTCTGCTTTGAGGAACAACTACTTAACCCACATGAAGAG gtcCATATGCCAGTGTTTTTCTACATTGACCCAGAGTTCGCCGATGATCCTAAAATGGAAAATGTTGACATCATCACTCTCTCCTACACTTTCTTTGAGGCTCGGGAAGGACTACAGCTCCCCGTACCACAGTTTGCtagatga